A stretch of Chiloscyllium punctatum isolate Juve2018m chromosome 34, sChiPun1.3, whole genome shotgun sequence DNA encodes these proteins:
- the btg3 gene encoding protein BTG3 gives MEEEIRAAVMFLVSLVIRQSDLAQDKVKEFGERLTTVLRQKYQGHWYPTNPSKGQAYRCIRINKKQQTDPSLLLACEDCGLEYNQLRLPKEITLWIDPSEVCCRSGESCQPFTVAQFKQESRRVSSLDSEHEAGSSECSTSDYHTDTSSDEEEHIKEQPINTTAVEIAQAATKVPRDLYQSAAVWPQYPHKLVQYATFYQPVPLVSYYLMPRLDKVLRPPPGLLLSQGQTQRSKIGKRYK, from the exons ATGGAGGAGGAGATCAGAGCCGCTGTGATGTTTCTGGTCAGCCTGGTGATCCGGCAGAGTGACCTGGCTCAGGACAAGGTCAAGGAGTTCGGGGAGAGACTGACCACTGTGCTGCGCCAGAAATACCAGGGCCACTGGTACCCAACCAATCCCAGCAAGGGCCAAGCGTACAG GTGCATTCGGATTAACAAGAAACAGCAAACTGACCCGTCGTTGCTTCTTGCTTGTGAAGACTGTGGCCTGGAGTATAACCAGCTGAGACTCCCCAAGGAGATCACGTTGTGGATCGACCCCAGTGAGGTGTGCTGCAG GTCTGGAGAGAGCTGTCAGCCCTTCACCGTGGCCCAGTTTAAGCAGGAATCCAGGAGAGTGTCGTCTTTAGACTCTGAGCATGAAGCTGGGAGTTCCGAGTGCAGTACGTCCGACTACCACACCGACACATCCTCGGACGAGGAGGAACACATCAAAGAGCAACCGATCAATACAACAGCGGTGGAAATAGCACAGGCTGCCACCAAG GTGCCCAGAGATTTATACCAGTCTGCTGCAGTGTGGCCCCAGTATCCTCACAAGCTGGTCCAGTACGCTACCTTCTACCAGCCCGTGCCCTTGGTCAGCTACTACTTGATGCCAAGGCTGGACAAGGTCCTGAGACCTCCCCCCGGCTTGCTCCTGTCTCAGGGACAGACACAACGCTCGAAGATTGGCAAACGGTACAAATGA